Genomic DNA from Gilliamella sp. ESL0441:
AACAGACCAGACGATGTATAAATGCCCTAAATGCCAAAAAGACATCATAAATTTTAATAAAGTACTTAAATGTAGTTCTTCTGAATGTGGTTTTGTGTTATTTAAAGAAATATCAGGCAAACAATTAAATGAAAAACAAATCAGTGCATTATTATCAAACAAAAAAACAGATTTAATTAAGGGACTAAATTCAAAAAGCGGTAAAAAGTTTGATGCGTATCTACAATTGAATCAAGAATTTAAAGTTGAGTTTTCATTTCCGGCTCAAAAAAAGAAAAAATAATTTTATCTTTATTGAAAGATTAAATTTAACAATTATGAAAAAGGATACTTATATGAAAAAGAATACTGAAAAAATTCCAAACATGTCGTATTACGAATTATTATTATTACGACGTCTAAGAGAAAGTTTTCCAACAAGTATTATAAACTTGGATGATAAAGCAGAAAGTTTTCCACCCACTGAAATAACTTTAGATTTTATCAAAAAACGTGGAGATGCGGCAGCCCTTGCCAAAGAAGATAACCTTAAATCCGGTTTATCCGAAATGGAAGCCGATAAAGTTGCTATGGCTATACTATATGAAAACTTCACATTTTCCATGTACGAGACATTAGTAGAAGTAATTGACGAAGAATTTTCCGAATTATGGGATGTGTCTGATAATGAAATGCAAGAATTTGCCAAAAAATTGTTATTACAAAAAGACAAAGAGATAAAAGAAATTACAAAAAAATACACTATTACAGATGATTTTGTTGATACTGAAGAATTTTATAATCTCCGTTTAGAACTAACCGGTTTTATCGCAGATTATGCAGAAAAAAATGGCACGAACACATGGGATATAATAAAAGAGAACATCTAAAAGCAAATATTTTAGCTATTGAAACGGCATTTAAATTAGATAAAGAAAATAGAAAAGCTACAGATTATGAAAAAGAAATTTTAAGTAAATATACAGGATTCGGCGGTATTAGATCCTTAATGTATCCGTTAGATAATCCTGTTTGGTCTGAATCTGATAAATCGTTACTGCCTTTGGCAAAAGAGTTATACGATATAGTTGAAAGGTTTTCAAACTCTCAAAGAGAGTTTGAAAACTATATCGAAAGTTTAAGACAATCAATATTAACCTCTTTCTATACTCCTCCCGAATTTGTTCAAATGTTGGCTGATGTGTTTGAAGAAAAAAACATCGTGATTGATCACTTTTTAGATCCTTCGGCTGGTATGGGTATTTTTGTTGAAAAATTTCAAAAATTA
This window encodes:
- a CDS encoding DUF1896 family protein; this translates as MKKNTEKIPNMSYYELLLLRRLRESFPTSIINLDDKAESFPPTEITLDFIKKRGDAAALAKEDNLKSGLSEMEADKVAMAILYENFTFSMYETLVEVIDEEFSELWDVSDNEMQEFAKKLLLQKDKEIKEITKKYTITDDFVDTEEFYNLRLELTGFIADYAEKNGTNTWDIIKENI